One segment of Actinomyces sp. 432 DNA contains the following:
- the pheS gene encoding phenylalanine--tRNA ligase subunit alpha, producing MTDAPGALSPTDEAGVNSLVAQALDAIATAGDLAALKEARLTYTGDASVLALANREIGRLPDRAAKAAAGKLLGGARGRISAALAERQQVLEAEAEASMLATEAVDVTVPTDRAPVGARHPLDVLVDEVSDFFTAMGWSIAEGPEVEHEWFDFDALNFDADHPARQMQDTFYIDGASVGGAPGATANLVLRTHTSPVQAHVMLNQAPPIYVACPGKVFRSDELDATHTPVFHQVEGLAVDKGLTMAHLKGTLDHFARAMFGPEARTRLRPSFFPFTEPSAEMDLWFPQKKGGPGWIEWGGCGMVNPNVLTACGIDPEAYTGFAFGMGLERTLMLRHGIADMHDIVEGDIRFSQQFGTTGRGN from the coding sequence ATGACTGACGCCCCCGGCGCCCTCTCGCCAACGGACGAGGCAGGCGTCAACAGCCTGGTCGCGCAGGCGCTGGACGCTATCGCCACTGCCGGCGATCTGGCCGCGTTGAAGGAGGCGCGCCTCACCTACACCGGCGACGCCTCCGTCCTGGCTCTGGCCAACCGCGAGATCGGCCGGCTGCCCGACCGTGCTGCCAAGGCCGCCGCCGGCAAGCTGCTCGGCGGCGCACGCGGCCGCATATCCGCCGCCCTGGCCGAACGCCAGCAGGTGCTCGAGGCCGAGGCCGAGGCAAGCATGCTGGCCACCGAGGCCGTCGACGTCACCGTGCCCACCGACCGCGCCCCTGTCGGCGCCCGCCACCCCCTGGACGTCCTGGTGGACGAGGTCTCCGACTTCTTCACCGCCATGGGCTGGTCCATCGCCGAGGGCCCGGAGGTCGAGCACGAGTGGTTCGACTTCGACGCCCTGAACTTCGATGCCGACCACCCCGCCCGCCAGATGCAGGACACCTTCTACATCGACGGCGCCTCCGTAGGCGGCGCCCCCGGGGCCACGGCGAACCTGGTGCTGCGCACCCACACCTCGCCCGTGCAGGCGCACGTCATGCTGAACCAGGCCCCGCCGATCTACGTGGCCTGCCCCGGCAAGGTCTTCCGCTCCGACGAGCTGGACGCCACCCACACCCCGGTCTTCCACCAGGTTGAGGGCCTGGCCGTGGATAAGGGCCTGACGATGGCACACCTGAAGGGCACACTGGACCACTTCGCCCGCGCCATGTTCGGACCTGAGGCCCGCACCCGGCTGCGCCCCTCCTTCTTCCCATTCACCGAGCCCAGCGCGGAGATGGACCTGTGGTTCCCGCAGAAGAAGGGCGGGCCCGGCTGGATCGAGTGGGGTGGCTGCGGCATGGTCAACCCCAATGTGCTGACCGCCTGCGGCATCGACCCGGAGGCCTACACCGGCTTCGCCTTCGGCATGGGCCTGGAGCGCACCCTCATGCTGCGTCATGGCATCGCCGACATGCACGACATCGTTGAGGGAGACATCCGCTTCTCCCAGCAGTTCGGCACCACCGGAAGGGGAAACTGA
- a CDS encoding MerR family transcriptional regulator, whose translation MRIKEMADLAGTTPRAVRHYHRLGLLPVPPTVRGRREYGVAHLARLMRIRWLADGGLSLAQIAEVLAQDPSGADRESVLQSLRATRGTVIARRRELQAQEARIDELIARVEDGEGLEPIPQLLVRFYDAVQERLEEEGLNARGLRAERQVVTALAALGMVPESIGTFLAELNGTEWEAGVRIYAEIARLERLHGDAARDAAIHLAEETWEYTLRHRRTALAAFADFPTGSPGRTTWRLTQMITNAYTGPAQHLYLDRFLELLMADPEFAVVIRRLAGDEPAL comes from the coding sequence ATGCGCATCAAGGAGATGGCCGATCTGGCCGGCACCACCCCGCGGGCGGTGCGTCACTATCACCGTCTGGGACTGCTGCCGGTGCCGCCGACGGTACGCGGACGGCGGGAATACGGCGTGGCGCACCTGGCCCGGCTCATGCGGATCCGCTGGCTCGCGGACGGAGGGCTCTCCCTGGCGCAGATCGCCGAGGTACTCGCCCAGGATCCCAGTGGCGCCGACCGCGAGTCGGTGCTGCAAAGTCTGCGGGCCACCCGCGGCACGGTTATCGCACGTCGCCGCGAGCTGCAGGCGCAGGAGGCCCGCATCGACGAGCTGATCGCCCGAGTTGAGGACGGAGAGGGACTCGAGCCCATCCCCCAGCTGCTGGTGCGCTTCTACGACGCCGTGCAGGAACGCCTGGAGGAGGAGGGACTCAATGCCCGCGGGCTGCGGGCCGAGCGGCAGGTGGTGACGGCACTGGCCGCCCTGGGAATGGTCCCCGAGAGCATCGGCACCTTCCTGGCGGAACTGAATGGCACCGAGTGGGAGGCGGGTGTGCGCATCTATGCCGAGATCGCCCGCCTGGAGCGGCTGCATGGGGACGCCGCCCGGGACGCGGCCATCCACTTGGCTGAGGAGACCTGGGAGTACACCCTCCGGCACCGCCGTACGGCGCTGGCCGCATTCGCCGACTTTCCGACCGGGTCGCCGGGGCGCACCACCTGGCGACTGACCCAGATGATCACCAACGCCTACACCGGACCGGCACAGCACCTGTACCTCGATCGCTTCCTGGAACTGCTCATGGCGGACCCGGAGTTCGCCGTCGTCATTCGGCGTCTGGCCGGTGACGAGCCCGCGTTGTAA
- a CDS encoding ABC transporter ATP-binding protein, translated as MTARKDGSRAAVGATSPSGTDTPIQVQGLVKRFGRFTALDGLDLEVAAGQVHGFLGPNGAGKSTTIRTLLGLYHPDGGRVRVLGRDPRREAPRINREVSYVAGDVALWPNLTGGQALDALAGLRGRRNRGREEELIERFGLDPSKKVRTYSKGNRQKVALVAALAAPTSLLILDEPTSGLDPLMEQVFMDEVTRAAARGRTVLLSSHIFAEVQRLCSAVTIIKDGRVVEQGDLTRLQQLARTQIEVGGNADLLRGIAASLPQLENDLSVEDGRLSVQVGSARVPQVLAAVAAQGATDVICRPASLEDLFLRHYEEVRG; from the coding sequence ATGACAGCACGCAAAGACGGGAGCCGCGCCGCCGTCGGCGCCACGAGTCCATCCGGCACCGACACCCCGATCCAGGTGCAGGGCCTGGTTAAGCGCTTCGGGCGCTTCACCGCCCTGGACGGGCTGGACCTGGAGGTCGCCGCCGGTCAGGTGCACGGCTTCCTCGGCCCGAACGGGGCGGGAAAGTCCACAACCATCCGCACCCTGCTGGGCCTGTACCACCCCGACGGCGGCAGGGTGCGCGTGCTGGGGCGCGACCCGCGGCGCGAGGCGCCTCGAATCAACCGGGAGGTGTCATACGTGGCCGGGGACGTGGCGCTGTGGCCGAATCTGACCGGCGGACAGGCACTCGACGCCCTGGCGGGTCTGCGCGGCAGGCGGAATCGTGGCCGGGAGGAGGAGTTGATCGAGCGCTTCGGCCTGGACCCGAGCAAGAAGGTGCGCACCTACTCCAAGGGCAACCGGCAGAAGGTGGCGCTGGTGGCGGCACTGGCCGCCCCCACCAGCCTGCTGATTCTCGACGAGCCGACCAGTGGCCTGGACCCGCTGATGGAGCAGGTCTTCATGGATGAGGTGACCCGGGCCGCGGCCCGGGGGCGCACCGTGCTGTTGTCCAGCCACATCTTCGCCGAGGTGCAGCGCCTGTGCAGCGCCGTGACGATCATCAAGGACGGGCGCGTGGTGGAGCAGGGCGACTTGACCCGCCTGCAGCAGCTGGCCCGTACCCAGATCGAGGTCGGCGGCAACGCGGATCTGCTGCGCGGCATAGCCGCGTCGCTGCCGCAGCTGGAGAACGATCTGTCCGTGGAGGACGGTCGCCTGAGCGTGCAGGTGGGTTCCGCCCGGGTCCCCCAGGTACTGGCGGCCGTCGCCGCGCAGGGAGCCACCGACGTGATCTGCCGGCCGGCGAGCCTGGAGGACCTGTTCCTGCGTCACTACGAGGAGGTGCGCGGATGA
- a CDS encoding ABC transporter permease has protein sequence MSARDELRGLRRALRLTARRLRFQALAWILPLWLGMASFAPAYQDAYFSEAGGAGGAGGNAVVEALRASPGTRLLYGELPDPGTIGQLVQWEGATYLLVCTALMAVLLTCRLLRADEDEGLTELLRDTGTGRWVPFLAPVLVIWVAIGILAVLVGATLAAEATQIESLPATGGWALAGVTAIVGWGFAGLAAVVCQLARSAAGARPLALACVGVAFMVRVAADQWEVTWMRWFTPLGWRDLAAPYTDDNPAPLAVCGGIAVALVAVAGALYTHREYAGGYLPDRATSTRRWRVHGYADLLTRLSTRTTLAWAAAIACFSALFGSMTEGILEMMRDDRIAEYVDMLVQAGADMMEQFMSLMTVLLVLLIAVAATGQAGRLAADEDAGLVEAEAAVGVPRRRLFLMQAVSAAAVGTILLVLCGAVLAAVTATQVTEDHAVERAFVFTVSQLPGVLAAIGIALAVVGVAPRRFGVVWAVIAWSAFARLLGGMMDLPTWAQDLSVLGHYLDVVGNPDWVPLAVQTAVGALGTAVGLVAYRRRDLSGV, from the coding sequence ATGAGCGCCCGCGACGAACTGCGCGGTCTGCGCCGCGCGCTGCGGCTGACCGCCCGGAGGCTGCGCTTTCAGGCGCTCGCCTGGATCCTGCCCCTGTGGCTGGGCATGGCGTCCTTCGCGCCGGCCTATCAGGACGCCTACTTCTCCGAAGCCGGTGGCGCCGGCGGTGCGGGCGGCAATGCGGTGGTCGAGGCGCTGCGGGCCTCCCCGGGCACGCGCCTGCTGTACGGCGAGCTACCCGACCCGGGCACCATCGGACAGTTGGTGCAGTGGGAGGGCGCCACCTACCTGCTGGTGTGCACCGCGCTCATGGCGGTGCTGTTGACCTGCCGCCTGTTGCGCGCGGATGAGGACGAGGGCCTGACCGAGCTGTTGCGGGACACTGGCACCGGTAGGTGGGTGCCCTTCCTCGCCCCGGTACTGGTGATCTGGGTGGCGATCGGCATCCTGGCCGTCTTGGTGGGCGCCACGCTCGCGGCCGAGGCCACGCAGATCGAGTCGCTTCCCGCGACGGGAGGATGGGCGTTGGCCGGAGTGACCGCGATCGTCGGCTGGGGCTTCGCTGGACTGGCCGCCGTGGTCTGCCAGTTGGCGCGCAGCGCCGCCGGCGCCCGGCCCCTGGCACTGGCATGTGTTGGGGTTGCCTTCATGGTGCGGGTGGCGGCCGACCAATGGGAGGTCACCTGGATGCGGTGGTTCACGCCGCTGGGGTGGCGTGACCTCGCGGCGCCCTACACCGACGACAACCCCGCACCACTGGCCGTCTGCGGTGGAATAGCCGTCGCCCTGGTGGCGGTGGCCGGAGCGCTATACACGCACCGGGAGTACGCAGGCGGTTACCTGCCCGACCGAGCCACCAGCACGCGCCGCTGGCGAGTCCACGGCTACGCCGACCTACTCACGCGCCTGTCCACACGTACAACCCTGGCATGGGCCGCGGCAATTGCCTGCTTCTCGGCACTGTTCGGCTCGATGACCGAGGGCATCCTGGAGATGATGCGGGATGATCGCATCGCCGAATACGTGGACATGCTGGTACAGGCCGGCGCCGACATGATGGAACAGTTCATGTCGTTGATGACCGTGCTGTTGGTGCTGCTGATCGCGGTGGCGGCGACTGGGCAGGCGGGCCGCCTCGCCGCCGACGAGGACGCCGGACTGGTGGAGGCTGAGGCCGCCGTCGGGGTGCCGCGCCGGCGTCTGTTCCTGATGCAGGCGGTCTCGGCGGCGGCGGTGGGAACGATCCTGCTGGTGCTGTGCGGGGCGGTGCTGGCCGCAGTCACGGCCACGCAGGTGACCGAGGATCATGCGGTGGAGCGGGCCTTCGTGTTCACCGTCAGCCAGCTGCCCGGAGTGCTGGCGGCGATCGGCATCGCCCTGGCGGTGGTCGGCGTGGCGCCGCGACGTTTTGGCGTCGTATGGGCGGTGATCGCCTGGAGCGCCTTCGCCAGGCTGCTGGGCGGCATGATGGATCTGCCGACCTGGGCGCAGGACCTGAGCGTATTGGGGCACTACCTCGACGTCGTCGGCAACCCCGACTGGGTACCGCTGGCGGTGCAGACGGCCGTCGGCGCCCTCGGCACCGCGGTGGGCCTGGTCGCCTACCGACGCCGCGACCTGTCAGGTGTCTGA
- a CDS encoding MarR family winged helix-turn-helix transcriptional regulator: MKTTGVGNAEDVGEAILSAACFRLGMLGARVTRDFSERIAPSGLTHKQVGLLAVVDAGLASSQRDIAARLHVAPSLVVTLVDQLVDLGAVSKTRSRNDRRTHKIEVTPEGRHLLASAVAAAEALDADIRSILSPAGRAALSTLLTELDMRQNRNQ; encoded by the coding sequence ATGAAGACGACAGGGGTCGGCAACGCAGAGGACGTCGGTGAAGCGATCCTGTCCGCCGCATGTTTTCGACTGGGCATGCTCGGCGCGCGGGTCACCCGGGACTTCTCCGAGCGGATTGCACCGTCGGGCTTGACCCACAAGCAAGTGGGCCTGCTGGCCGTCGTCGACGCCGGGCTGGCATCCTCGCAGCGCGACATCGCGGCCAGGCTGCACGTCGCGCCGAGCCTGGTAGTGACGTTGGTGGACCAGTTAGTGGACCTCGGAGCCGTGAGCAAGACCCGCAGCCGCAACGATCGCCGGACTCACAAGATCGAAGTCACCCCCGAGGGGCGGCATCTGCTCGCTAGCGCCGTTGCGGCGGCCGAAGCGCTGGACGCCGACATCCGCAGCATCCTCTCTCCCGCAGGGCGGGCCGCCCTGAGCACGCTGTTGACGGAGCTCGACATGCGCCAGAACCGGAATCAGTAG
- a CDS encoding type II toxin-antitoxin system Phd/YefM family antitoxin: MTTIPHRELRNDSAAILRRVEAGESFAITNNGRPVAELVPITQDRLALLRRQGATRPAVPTDFNALNRARGLSSKDVLDDLRGEQ; encoded by the coding sequence ATGACTACGATTCCACACCGCGAACTACGGAACGACAGCGCCGCAATCCTCCGCCGAGTGGAGGCCGGCGAGAGTTTCGCGATCACCAACAACGGACGTCCCGTAGCCGAGCTTGTGCCCATCACCCAGGACCGCCTCGCTCTACTGCGTCGGCAAGGAGCTACGCGTCCAGCGGTCCCCACAGACTTCAACGCCTTAAACCGCGCGCGAGGACTCAGCTCAAAAGATGTACTGGACGACCTGCGCGGCGAGCAATGA
- a CDS encoding type II toxin-antitoxin system VapC family toxin, giving the protein MTICYLDTSAALKLLIEEAESDPLATWLTEQTANGLSLCSSFLLHTELYCAARRRRQLDMQSTASLLSGIELIDISREHLLNAARDTAGLRAADAIHLAVALNVRSDLLLTYDREMQQAALQRGLTVTAPR; this is encoded by the coding sequence ATGACCATTTGCTACCTGGATACCTCCGCAGCACTCAAGCTTCTCATCGAGGAAGCCGAGTCGGATCCTTTAGCCACCTGGCTGACCGAGCAGACCGCGAACGGCTTGTCTCTGTGCTCCTCCTTCTTGCTGCACACAGAGCTGTACTGCGCCGCTCGACGACGCCGACAGCTCGATATGCAGTCAACCGCATCATTACTGTCGGGGATCGAACTCATTGACATCTCGCGGGAGCATCTGCTCAACGCGGCGCGAGACACGGCGGGGCTGCGTGCGGCAGACGCGATCCACCTCGCAGTTGCCCTGAACGTACGCTCCGACCTGCTCCTCACTTACGACCGGGAAATGCAACAAGCTGCGCTGCAACGAGGGCTGACGGTGACCGCCCCCAGATGA
- a CDS encoding inositol-3-phosphate synthase — translation MSKIRVAIVGVGNCASSLVQGVTHYAGAKPTDTVGGLMHVQFGDYHVSDIEFVAAFDVDAAKVGLDLADAINASENNTIKIADVAPTGVKVQRGVTLDGFGKYYRETVEESSEPPVDVVQALKDAQVDVVVSYLPVGSEEADRYYAQCAIDAGCAFVNCLPVFIASDPAWAQKFTDAGLPIIGDDIKSQIGATITHRVLARLFEERGITIDRTYQLNVGGNMDFKNMLERERLMSKKISKTQAVTSNVSKQFDDKDIHVGPSDYVGWLDDRKFAFVRLEGRNFGGAPVSLEYKLEVWDSPNSAGVVIDAIRAAKIGLDRGIGGPLLSPASFFMKSPPQQRPDEDAMDSTEAFIRGEVER, via the coding sequence ATGAGCAAGATACGTGTCGCCATCGTCGGCGTGGGCAACTGCGCGTCGTCGCTGGTGCAGGGTGTCACCCACTACGCGGGTGCCAAGCCGACCGACACGGTAGGCGGCCTGATGCACGTCCAGTTCGGTGACTACCACGTCTCGGACATCGAGTTTGTGGCGGCTTTCGATGTCGACGCAGCCAAGGTCGGGCTCGACCTGGCCGACGCCATCAACGCCTCGGAGAACAACACCATCAAGATCGCCGACGTCGCCCCCACCGGTGTGAAGGTCCAGCGCGGCGTCACCCTCGACGGCTTCGGCAAGTACTACCGCGAGACCGTTGAGGAGTCCTCCGAGCCCCCGGTCGACGTGGTCCAGGCCCTGAAGGATGCCCAGGTAGACGTCGTCGTCTCCTACCTGCCGGTCGGCTCGGAGGAGGCGGACCGCTACTACGCCCAGTGCGCCATCGACGCCGGCTGCGCCTTCGTCAACTGCCTGCCGGTGTTCATCGCCTCCGACCCGGCCTGGGCGCAGAAGTTCACCGACGCCGGCCTGCCGATCATCGGCGATGACATCAAGTCCCAGATCGGCGCCACCATCACCCACCGGGTGCTGGCTCGCCTGTTTGAGGAGCGCGGCATCACCATTGACCGCACCTACCAGCTCAACGTCGGCGGCAACATGGACTTCAAGAACATGTTGGAGCGCGAGCGGCTGATGTCGAAGAAGATCTCCAAGACCCAGGCGGTCACCTCCAACGTCTCCAAGCAGTTCGACGACAAGGACATCCACGTCGGCCCCTCGGATTACGTCGGCTGGCTGGACGACCGCAAGTTCGCCTTCGTACGCCTGGAGGGCCGCAACTTCGGCGGCGCCCCGGTCAGCCTGGAGTACAAGCTGGAGGTATGGGACTCCCCGAACTCCGCCGGCGTGGTCATTGACGCCATCCGGGCCGCCAAGATCGGCCTGGACCGCGGCATCGGCGGACCGCTGCTGTCCCCGGCCTCCTTCTTCATGAAGTCCCCGCCGCAGCAGCGCCCCGACGAGGATGCCATGGACTCCACCGAGGCCTTCATCCGGGGCGAGGTCGAGCGCTGA
- a CDS encoding amino acid ABC transporter permease, with protein MSVMTTRVPAPASGATDADLLFDAPGPKGRRRILIGSVLVTLIVLVLAAAALFQLGQAGQLAYPKWRYFLGQSVVGYLGRALADTMLVTVVGAALSFPLGIALGWARMSRSWLGRTMVGVWIDTMRAVPMLLLIYFFLLAVPRWGLTLTPFWMLTVPIIMCSSATTAEVFRSGVLALDRGQSEAAQALGLSGGQTMRLILAPQALRMMLPTLITQLVTILKDSSLGYVVAYLELMYAGRLLTSSARVTAHLDVYLPAYVIIAVIYVIINWALGAMARRVEARTR; from the coding sequence ATGAGCGTGATGACAACACGCGTTCCCGCCCCTGCATCCGGCGCCACCGACGCCGACCTGCTCTTCGACGCCCCGGGCCCCAAGGGACGGCGCCGTATCCTCATCGGGTCGGTGCTGGTAACCCTGATCGTCCTGGTGCTTGCCGCAGCGGCTCTGTTCCAGCTCGGCCAGGCCGGCCAGCTCGCCTATCCCAAGTGGCGCTACTTCCTGGGGCAGTCGGTGGTCGGCTACCTCGGGCGCGCCCTGGCCGACACCATGCTGGTCACCGTGGTCGGTGCCGCCCTGTCCTTCCCACTGGGCATCGCCCTGGGGTGGGCGCGTATGAGCCGTTCGTGGCTGGGGCGCACCATGGTTGGCGTGTGGATCGACACCATGAGGGCCGTCCCTATGCTGCTGCTGATCTACTTCTTCCTGCTGGCGGTGCCGCGTTGGGGACTTACGCTGACTCCCTTCTGGATGCTTACCGTGCCCATCATCATGTGCTCCTCGGCTACGACGGCGGAGGTATTCCGATCGGGGGTGCTTGCCCTGGATCGGGGCCAGAGCGAGGCCGCCCAGGCGCTGGGGCTGAGCGGTGGCCAGACCATGCGGCTGATCCTGGCGCCGCAGGCGCTGCGCATGATGCTGCCGACGCTGATTACCCAGCTGGTGACGATCCTGAAGGACTCCTCCCTGGGATACGTGGTTGCGTACCTGGAGCTGATGTACGCCGGACGCCTGCTGACCTCCTCCGCGCGCGTCACTGCACACCTGGACGTCTACCTGCCCGCCTACGTGATCATCGCGGTGATCTACGTGATCATCAACTGGGCGCTGGGTGCGATGGCGCGGCGCGTGGAGGCGCGCACCCGCTGA
- a CDS encoding transporter substrate-binding domain-containing protein — MSVLPGLSRRGLLTAAGAASIAAVLAACADTGADGQAVDASAGAVDYDTVINSGPVAADDVVAASTWASAIRDAGVLKTGGTKTSEVFSIEDPATGEISGFDAALAQVLARYIIGGDDARSLLQVTQATSDTRETMLENGQVDAVFATYTITPERAEKIAFAGPYYSSGQSVLVRADETDINGVDDLAGVKVAVQSNSSSGPALDEAAPRPSRRSSRTTPVASLPWRPARWTPTSSTSPSSSVRCSPMTP; from the coding sequence ATGTCTGTTCTTCCCGGCCTGTCTCGCCGCGGCCTGCTGACCGCCGCCGGCGCTGCCTCGATCGCCGCCGTGCTGGCGGCCTGCGCCGACACTGGCGCCGACGGCCAGGCGGTCGACGCCTCAGCCGGCGCCGTCGACTACGACACCGTCATCAACTCCGGCCCGGTTGCCGCGGATGATGTTGTGGCCGCCTCCACCTGGGCCTCGGCCATCCGGGATGCCGGGGTGCTGAAGACCGGCGGCACCAAGACCTCAGAGGTGTTCTCCATCGAGGATCCCGCCACCGGTGAGATCTCCGGCTTCGACGCCGCCCTCGCCCAGGTGCTGGCCCGCTACATCATCGGCGGGGACGACGCCCGCTCTCTGCTGCAGGTCACCCAGGCCACCTCCGACACCCGGGAGACCATGCTCGAGAACGGCCAGGTCGACGCCGTCTTCGCCACCTACACGATCACCCCTGAGCGCGCCGAAAAGATCGCCTTCGCCGGCCCCTACTATTCCTCCGGCCAGTCCGTGCTCGTCCGCGCCGACGAGACCGACATCAACGGCGTCGACGACCTGGCCGGCGTGAAGGTCGCCGTCCAGTCCAACTCCTCCTCCGGCCCCGCCCTGGACGAGGCCGCCCCGAGGCCGAGCAGGCGCAGTTCCAGGACCACTCCAGTTGCGTCGCTGCCCTGGAGGCCGGCCAGGTGGACGCCTACGTCGTCGACCAGTCCCTCGAGCTCAGTGAGGTGCAGTCCAATGACGCCGTAA
- a CDS encoding transposase: MAVVPRDLIVRMVDVTKAKYSEEFREQVAREVVDKERSIASVAASYGLVAQTVGNWVAKYRKQHAGAREQKEATDAEELARLKAENYKLRMENEFLKKAAAFFAKEQE; encoded by the coding sequence ATGGCTGTCGTTCCCCGTGATCTGATAGTTAGGATGGTGGATGTGACTAAGGCGAAGTACTCCGAGGAGTTTCGTGAGCAGGTTGCTCGCGAGGTGGTGGATAAGGAGCGGTCGATCGCGTCGGTCGCGGCCTCTTATGGTTTGGTGGCGCAGACCGTGGGCAACTGGGTCGCTAAATACAGAAAGCAGCACGCCGGCGCCCGGGAGCAGAAGGAAGCCACGGATGCGGAGGAGTTGGCCCGGCTGAAGGCGGAGAACTATAAGCTTCGGATGGAGAATGAGTTCCTAAAAAAAGCGGCGGCCTTCTTCGCGAAGGAGCAAGAGTGA
- a CDS encoding IS3 family transposase, whose translation MTRIYEFIHSEEGNYPVAWMCQWAKVSKSGYYNWLSRPESATAIRRKELGVLVEKIFAESGGTYGYRRVVATLDWQGVPADPGTVRSIMRELGLRAARPRRKVRTTVPAEDLDERPDLVCRDFTAPAPGVKWCGDITYIPTWAGFVYLATVLDCCTKKVVGYALADHMRTELVCEAIDMAARNCKPTRGVTIFHSDRGSQYTSQAFADHLASYGIRPSVGRTGVCWDNAWAESFNATLKNERVYRMVYPTRDKAIRDVAAWIELTYNQRRLHSGIGYRTPNQFERELQQAATPKAA comes from the coding sequence GTGACTCGCATCTACGAGTTCATCCACAGCGAGGAAGGCAACTACCCGGTCGCCTGGATGTGCCAGTGGGCGAAGGTCTCCAAGTCCGGTTACTACAACTGGCTGAGCAGGCCCGAATCGGCCACCGCGATCCGCAGAAAGGAGCTCGGTGTGCTTGTTGAGAAGATCTTCGCCGAGTCCGGTGGTACCTACGGGTACCGTCGGGTGGTTGCCACCCTGGACTGGCAGGGGGTGCCGGCCGACCCCGGCACGGTCAGGTCGATCATGCGGGAGCTGGGCTTGAGGGCCGCGCGGCCGCGCCGGAAGGTCCGTACTACGGTTCCAGCGGAGGACCTGGATGAGCGGCCTGATCTGGTGTGCCGTGACTTCACCGCGCCCGCTCCGGGGGTCAAGTGGTGTGGGGATATCACCTACATTCCTACTTGGGCGGGGTTCGTGTACCTGGCGACGGTATTGGACTGTTGCACAAAGAAGGTGGTGGGGTATGCGTTGGCGGATCATATGCGCACCGAACTGGTCTGTGAGGCGATTGATATGGCGGCCCGCAACTGCAAGCCGACCCGTGGGGTGACGATCTTCCATTCTGACCGCGGGTCGCAGTACACCTCCCAGGCCTTCGCCGACCACCTGGCCTCTTATGGGATTCGGCCGTCGGTGGGGCGTACGGGGGTGTGTTGGGACAACGCGTGGGCGGAGTCGTTCAACGCGACATTGAAGAATGAGCGCGTGTATCGTATGGTCTACCCCACGCGGGATAAGGCGATAAGGGATGTGGCGGCGTGGATTGAATTGACCTATAATCAAAGACGTTTGCACTCGGGGATCGGGTACCGCACACCCAACCAGTTCGAACGCGAGCTACAGCAGGCCGCCACCCCGAAAGCAGCCTGA
- a CDS encoding polymorphic toxin type 15 domain-containing protein: protein MVRTVYHNGRSRDLQTKGAEFEFQLDGQYQILAQMPAKDYLAARDLFKQQGRQGNEATRQARRDLYKRLAAHGNDQLGMPRAASRTWAREAMRQVAILHNPDQVLGGNLKPSRDAGGTPIPGDRGVNSSLGAQNLSNAALIDAAAERQAAAGKGHLPLSFQVVLTNRRRNVKQLRAQQPPPPLAIQPRTEHNSRAPAQTLSKAVLAARPPPSTNTNPTTAARIRQTLGINTPRYTPPHRNHPNTTNTNGPER, encoded by the coding sequence ATGGTACGCACCGTCTACCACAACGGCCGCAGCCGCGACCTACAGACCAAGGGCGCCGAGTTCGAGTTCCAACTCGACGGCCAATACCAGATCCTGGCACAAATGCCCGCCAAGGACTACCTGGCCGCCCGCGACCTATTCAAACAACAAGGCAGACAAGGCAACGAAGCCACACGACAAGCACGAAGAGACCTCTACAAGCGACTCGCCGCGCACGGTAACGATCAACTCGGCATGCCTCGCGCCGCGTCCCGCACCTGGGCGCGTGAGGCTATGCGGCAGGTAGCGATCCTGCACAACCCCGACCAGGTCCTGGGAGGCAACCTGAAGCCCTCCCGGGACGCGGGCGGCACGCCAATCCCCGGGGACAGAGGCGTTAACTCCTCCCTAGGAGCGCAGAACCTCAGCAACGCGGCACTAATAGACGCCGCCGCCGAGCGCCAGGCAGCCGCCGGCAAGGGCCACCTTCCGCTGAGCTTCCAGGTGGTACTGACCAACCGCCGCCGCAACGTCAAACAACTGCGCGCCCAGCAGCCGCCCCCACCACTGGCCATCCAGCCGCGCACAGAACACAACTCCCGGGCACCCGCACAGACTCTGAGCAAGGCAGTACTCGCCGCCCGCCCACCACCCAGCACAAACACCAACCCAACCACCGCCGCCCGCATCCGCCAAACCCTGGGCATTAACACTCCCAGATACACGCCCCCGCACCGAAACCACCCCAACACCACCAACACAAACGGACCGGAGCGCTGA